The nucleotide sequence GTTATTAATAAACTAATTGAGTTAGGATTCATAGAAAAAGGTGAGGGATGTTATAATTTAATCAGGGAGAGGTCTAAAGATTCTGCGAGGAATAAGTGAATGTAAATCAAATTCTGTATCTATATTTATAGTTCTCTCATTTAGAATATAAAAGAGAGATCTTAGTGTAGTTCCCCACATTTTCTCTACAAGATTAAACAAAGTAAGTTGTCTGTTAATCTCCTTTTTCAACTGATTGAATTTTTCCTTGTATAGTCTCTCGTCATCCTCGTATACTATTTTTTTCAATCCTTCTAACATCTCAGATATGGAGAAAATTCCGCCACCTGTTGAAATTTTTACAAGACCCAGAACGTCTCCTATACCGTTTCTTATGAAAGTAGGATGCGCTCTTGGAATTCCACCACCGTGGATATCTAAAACTCTGGCATCTAGTTTAGGAATAAATTTTTTCGGGTCGTCATAACCTAATGCACCGACGAGGGTGCCATAAGGTAGAGGAACAATCCAACTAAACCCACCTACATTATTTCTGTTGAAGAACACGTGTATGTCCTCCATTTCTACTGGTTCTGTAAGGTACTCTATTGCCTTAACCCATTTTGATCTTCCCTTCCAACCACTTGCAATTATTACTTTATCTGCTGTTATTTTCTCGTTATTATTTGTGATTACTTCTTTTTCATTTTTTACTATAGCGTCTGTTTTTAATTTTACATCTAGATCTTGTGCCAAGCTCTGCTCTAACTTATATCTATTTAATCTAATTAGGTCAGCTCTAATTTGTATTTTTTTATTTTCATAGTGAAGAATTATAGATTTAAACTCTCTATCTATAAATTCTCTTGATATATCTAGTTTTTCAAAGGTCTTCCTGCTTATAATTCCAGTGCACTTCTTCCCCACAAAAGGTTTTCTATCAAATACGATTGGGTTCACATCAGAAATATGGTGACCAACTATAAGACCTGCTATACCTCCTCCAGCTATTAAAACTCTGATGATCTATCAGCCTCATTCATAGTATATCTCCTGGCCTTTAATTCTTTAACTATGTATAGGAAGGCTTTTCTGGGATCTGTGTGTGATCCACAGGAATAAACATCTACAGTAGCAAAATTATACTCAGGCCAGGTGTGAATTGTAATGTGGCTCTCGAGAACTATAGCCACAATACTTACACCATCACCAATTTTCCAAGCTTTCACATCAAGGAGTGTCATATTACCCTCTTCTGCTGCTTTTCTTACTATCTGTTCTAATACCTTCTGTTCTCCCAGCACTGTTGTATCGCACTCATATAGTGAGCCGTATACTTGTTTGCCTATGACTCTAGGAAGACTAACAACCCCCATCATCCCAACCCCCCATACTATTGATAGGGGGTATCATACTTATTTAAATTTTTAACTCGTACTTTACACATGTTTTAAAGGCATTTTTTCATATGAATAGTATGTTACGGTCACAGAATTAACGTATATCCTTAAATTAGCTCTTCTGAGTATTTTCCCTTTTCTTCATTAGATTGTTACTCTATTGATGTAATTTTATATGGTATGGTTACCAATTATTTTTAGATTTGAAGTGGTTATTAGAAGACTGGTGCTTGACGTATTAAAACCTATAAGAGGTATTTCTATAGTAGAACTTGCAAACAAAATTTCCACTTTGGAAGGAGTGGATGGTGTTAATATAAGCGTAATAGACATGGACGTCGAAACCATGGGTCTTATGATAGTAATAGAGGGTAATAATATAGATTTCGAGGAAGTGAAGAAGACACTTGAAGAACAAGGATGTGCCATACACAGCATAGATGAAGTGGTGAGTGGGAATAAGTTAGTTGAGGGGAGAAAAGAGAAATGAAGTGTAGTTTATGCGGAGTGAGAGATGCTGAGATATACCAGGCTCATAAGGGTAGGTCTCTATGTAGGTATTGTTTTATAGAAGATATAAGGGACAGGGTGAAAAGGGAGATAGAAAGGTTAGGTTTATCTAGAGCTAGCAAAATAGTACTTGCAGTATCTGGTGGTAAGGATAGTTATGTCCTGGCAGATACATTAGCCTCTTTTATTGATCATGATAAGTTGGTCGCGTATAATATAATTGAAGGAATAAGTGGATACAATAGAGTAGAACAGGTGATTCAGTTTAAGAACTTTCTAAATGAGTTAGGGATAGAGTTAATAGAGGACAGTTTTGAGAAAAGTGTAGGTTTCACCTTAGACCAAATGGTGGCTAATTCTAAAAAGAGAAATCTAAATGTGTCAGCTTGTACATTTTGTGGCGGATTTAGGAGAAAATTGATAAACACAGCAGGTCTTAAGTTGAATGGGGACTACGTTGCCACCGGTCACAATTTAGATGATGAAGTTCAGGCTATTATGTTGAATGTGATTAGAGGTGATCTAATTAGGTTGATAAGATTTGGTGATAAACCCATCAAACTTAGTTCCAGGTTTGTACTTAGAGTGAAACCACTAAGGAGGATATATGAATGGGAAACCACAATGTATGCATACTATAAGGGTTATAAGTTTCAGGAAGTTGAATGCCCTTACATAGAGTTGAAACCCACACTGAGAGCAAAGGTAAGAGAACTATTGTACGCGTTAGAAGAGAAAAGACCAGGTACTCTGTTACAGATATTAGACACCTTCGATATTATAGCAGAAAGAGTCAGGAGTGGTAGTAGCTTTAAAGATGAACTACCAAGGTGTAAAATTTGTGGTGATCCTACCAGTTATGGTAGGGAAATATGTAAAAATTGTGAACTTTTGATTAACTCAGGATTGCTTAATTACCAGAATTTTCCTATGTCATAATACTTTTCTTGCACGTTTTTCCTCTTATTCGCAACCAATGCCATAGCAAATAGTAATGATGACAATCTATTCAGATAAACTATGTTTTGTTTGTTTAGTTCTTGTAGTTCCTTAGAATACCTGACCATATTTCTCTCAACTCTTCTACAGACTGTCCTGGTAATATGAAGTAAGGAAGCCTCCTCTGATCCTCCAGGTATCACAAATAGTTTTACAGGACCACTTTCTTTTCTGTAGGCTATAGTTCTCTCCTCAATCCATTTTACGTAACTTTCATCGATTTTCTTTTTCTTACTATCACTAGCTATATCTTCTCCGACCTCAAACAGGTGGACTTGAATTTTTTGGAGGTCCTCTTTCATATCTTCCCATGATAGTCGTGTAATGGTGTAACCTATATGTGAGTTCAGCTCATCAATGTCTCCTAAAAGTTCAACTACCGGCGAATCCTTGCCAACCTTTTTGTTTACTATACTTGTTTTTCCATCATCACCTGATCTAGTAAACATGTTTAATGTTTTTATATTAAGTGATATATATACGTGTTTTGGTGAGCGTTTATTTCGAATTATGGTCGCTTTGCTGAATTTCTAATTAAAATTTCAGAGAAATGGCAGAAAGAGTGGGAAAATAAAAGAGTATTTGATGCAACGCCAGATCCAAATAAGAAGAAATTCTTTACTACAATTGCTTTTCCTTATCCTAATTCACCATTTCATTTAGGTCACGGAAGAACGTATGTGACTGGCGATATATATGCGCGTTACATGAGGATGAGAGGTTACAATGTATTATTTCCCATGGCATTTCATTACACTGGTACACCAATAATAGCTATGGCTGATGATGTGGCTAAAGGAGATAAAGAACTGATAGATATTTTCAAAAGTATTTATGAAATTCCTGATGATGTAATCTCTAAATTAGTAGATCCTTTATTTATGGCTAATTACTTTAAAGAAGAAATAAAGCAAGCCATGAAGGAGATAGGACTAAGCATAGATTGGAGAAGAGAATTTACAACAATAGACCCTGAGTTTTCATCGTTTATAATATGGCAATTTAGGAAACTACAGGAAAAAGGTTTCATAGTGAGGGATACTCACCCTGTAGGTTGGTGTCCAGTTCACCATATCCCTGTGGGCATGCATGATACAAAAGGCGATATGGAACCAGAGATCGGAGAGTTCGTATTGATCTACTTTGATTCTGATATGGGAATTCTACCAGTAGCAACTTTAAGACCAGAGACGGTCTTTGGAGCTATTGCGGTATGGGTTAATCCTCATGAGTCATACTCCATAGTTGAAATAGATGGAAAGAAATACGTTATGAGTGAAAAAGCTTCATCTAAGTTGTCTTTCCAAATAGACAATCTGAAAGTTATTACAGTTGTAAAGGGAAGCGAGCTTGTTAAACATTCAGCGGTTAACCCCATAACTGGAAAAGAGGTTCCTATAATTGGTGCTAACTTTGTGGATCCTCTGACAGGGACTGGTGTGGTGATGTCTGTACCAGCACATGCACCCTTTGACTACTTTTATCTTAAGAAGACTAAATCGGAGTTATCTATAATTTCTGTGATAAGAGTAGAGGGCATGGGAGAGACTTTAGCTAAAGACTTAGTAGAAAAATCTAATCCCCAAAACGATAATGACTTGAAAAAATTGACTGAGCAAGTTTACAGAATAGAGTATAATAAAGGAGTCATGATCGATATAACTAAGCTAGTTAAACCAGAATATGTCGAGGAATTAAAACCTTTAGTTAATCTTCCAGTTCCAGCAGCAAGGCAGAAAATAACAGAATTCATCACCCAGAAAGGATTAGGAAGAAAGATATATGAGATAATGAATAGACCTGTGTATTGCAGATGTGGTAATGAGGTTGTCGTGAAAATACTTAAGGACCAATGGTTCCTAGATTATGGCAACCAGGAATGGAAAGATCTTGCAAGGAAATCTATTGAAAGTATTAGATTCATTCCTCCTGAAATTAAGAAAGA is from Sulfolobus acidocaldarius DSM 639 and encodes:
- a CDS encoding NAD(P)/FAD-dependent oxidoreductase, which gives rise to MNPIVFDRKPFVGKKCTGIISRKTFEKLDISREFIDREFKSIILHYENKKIQIRADLIRLNRYKLEQSLAQDLDVKLKTDAIVKNEKEVITNNNEKITADKVIIASGWKGRSKWVKAIEYLTEPVEMEDIHVFFNRNNVGGFSWIVPLPYGTLVGALGYDDPKKFIPKLDARVLDIHGGGIPRAHPTFIRNGIGDVLGLVKISTGGGIFSISEMLEGLKKIVYEDDERLYKEKFNQLKKEINRQLTLFNLVEKMWGTTLRSLFYILNERTINIDTEFDLHSLIPRRIFRPLPD
- the speD gene encoding adenosylmethionine decarboxylase is translated as MMGVVSLPRVIGKQVYGSLYECDTTVLGEQKVLEQIVRKAAEEGNMTLLDVKAWKIGDGVSIVAIVLESHITIHTWPEYNFATVDVYSCGSHTDPRKAFLYIVKELKARRYTMNEADRSSEF
- a CDS encoding DUF211 domain-containing protein; protein product: MVIRRLVLDVLKPIRGISIVELANKISTLEGVDGVNISVIDMDVETMGLMIVIEGNNIDFEEVKKTLEEQGCAIHSIDEVVSGNKLVEGRKEK
- a CDS encoding TIGR00269 family protein is translated as MKCSLCGVRDAEIYQAHKGRSLCRYCFIEDIRDRVKREIERLGLSRASKIVLAVSGGKDSYVLADTLASFIDHDKLVAYNIIEGISGYNRVEQVIQFKNFLNELGIELIEDSFEKSVGFTLDQMVANSKKRNLNVSACTFCGGFRRKLINTAGLKLNGDYVATGHNLDDEVQAIMLNVIRGDLIRLIRFGDKPIKLSSRFVLRVKPLRRIYEWETTMYAYYKGYKFQEVECPYIELKPTLRAKVRELLYALEEKRPGTLLQILDTFDIIAERVRSGSSFKDELPRCKICGDPTSYGREICKNCELLINSGLLNYQNFPMS
- a CDS encoding cob(I)yrinic acid a,c-diamide adenosyltransferase — its product is MFTRSGDDGKTSIVNKKVGKDSPVVELLGDIDELNSHIGYTITRLSWEDMKEDLQKIQVHLFEVGEDIASDSKKKKIDESYVKWIEERTIAYRKESGPVKLFVIPGGSEEASLLHITRTVCRRVERNMVRYSKELQELNKQNIVYLNRLSSLLFAMALVANKRKNVQEKYYDIGKFW